The Pedobacter mucosus genome window below encodes:
- a CDS encoding 3-keto-disaccharide hydrolase: protein MKKIILSACILLAVTQISQAQKGFKPLFNGKTTTGWHTYNKTAVGSAWQVKDGALHLDLATKGTDGGGDLVTDKEYTNFHLKYEWKVAPNANSGLIFYVHEEPKYNQTYSTGIEMQVLDNDGHPDGKITKHRSGDLYDLIKSSSEPVKPVGQWNKAEIISDKGKLTLVLNGVEVVKTTLWDENWKNLVAGSKFAKWENWGTFKTGKIALQDHGNEVWFKNISLKEL, encoded by the coding sequence ATGAAAAAAATAATCTTATCTGCTTGTATATTATTAGCAGTTACACAAATTTCACAAGCTCAAAAAGGTTTTAAACCTTTGTTTAATGGTAAAACAACAACTGGTTGGCACACATACAATAAAACCGCTGTTGGTAGTGCTTGGCAAGTAAAAGATGGTGCTCTACATTTAGATTTAGCAACAAAAGGTACTGACGGTGGTGGCGATTTAGTTACTGATAAAGAATATACCAACTTCCATTTAAAATATGAGTGGAAAGTGGCGCCAAATGCAAATAGTGGATTAATTTTTTATGTTCATGAAGAACCTAAATACAATCAAACTTACTCTACTGGTATAGAAATGCAGGTATTGGATAATGATGGTCATCCTGATGGAAAAATAACCAAACACCGTTCTGGAGATTTATACGATTTGATTAAAAGTTCATCTGAACCTGTTAAACCAGTTGGCCAATGGAATAAAGCAGAAATTATTAGCGATAAAGGTAAATTAACTTTAGTTTTAAATGGAGTAGAAGTTGTAAAAACTACCCTTTGGGATGAGAATTGGAAAAATCTAGTGGCTGGAAGTAAATTTGCGAAATGGGAAAATTGGGGAACTTTTAAAACTGGAAAAATTGCACTGCAAGATCATGGCAATGAAGTATGGTTTAAAAACATTTCCTTAAAAGAACTATAA
- a CDS encoding nucleoside permease codes for MNSTTRFKLSTMMFLEFFIWGAWFVTLGTFLDKNLRASGAEIGSVFSTQSWGAIIAPFIIGLIADRYFNAEKILGVLHIIGAILMYQMYNATDVSIFYPYVLGYMILFMPTLALVNSVSFNQMKDPEKEFANIRVFGTIGWIIAGLLISFAFHWDSPEGIQNGLLKSTFLMAGIVSLILGLFSFTLPATPPKVAKGESIKIKDILGLDALRLLKDRNFAIFFISSILICIPLAFYYQNAGLFLADIKVSNPTGKMAIGQISEALFLLAIPVFFSKFGFKKTILVGMIAWAVRYVLFAYGNAGNLSFMLIIGIALHGVCYDFFFVSGQIYTNSKAGEKFKSAAQGLITLATYGVGMLIGFKVAGLITDMYKSGDITDWKMVWIIPAGIAAVVFLLFAVLFNDKTKSQIDPQTV; via the coding sequence ATGAATAGCACTACTCGCTTTAAACTTTCCACCATGATGTTCCTAGAATTTTTTATCTGGGGTGCTTGGTTTGTAACTTTAGGAACCTTTCTCGATAAAAACTTAAGGGCTTCGGGTGCAGAAATAGGTTCTGTATTTTCTACACAATCCTGGGGCGCAATTATAGCTCCTTTTATTATTGGATTAATTGCCGATAGATATTTTAATGCTGAAAAAATACTAGGCGTGCTGCATATTATAGGTGCTATTTTGATGTATCAAATGTACAATGCAACTGATGTAAGCATATTTTATCCTTATGTTCTAGGATATATGATTCTATTTATGCCAACGCTTGCACTGGTAAATTCTGTTTCTTTTAATCAAATGAAAGATCCTGAAAAAGAGTTTGCGAATATTAGGGTTTTTGGTACAATCGGATGGATAATAGCTGGCTTGCTAATCAGTTTTGCTTTCCATTGGGATTCCCCTGAAGGTATTCAAAACGGCTTGTTAAAAAGTACATTTTTAATGGCTGGAATTGTTTCTTTAATTCTAGGTTTATTTAGCTTTACTTTACCTGCTACGCCACCAAAAGTTGCTAAAGGAGAAAGTATAAAAATAAAAGATATATTAGGCTTAGATGCTTTAAGACTTTTAAAGGATAGAAATTTCGCTATATTTTTTATCTCGTCTATTTTGATTTGTATTCCATTGGCATTCTATTATCAAAATGCTGGTCTATTTTTAGCTGATATAAAAGTCTCTAATCCAACAGGTAAAATGGCTATCGGACAGATTTCTGAAGCGCTCTTTTTATTGGCTATTCCTGTTTTCTTTTCAAAATTTGGATTTAAAAAGACAATACTAGTCGGCATGATCGCCTGGGCAGTTAGGTACGTTCTATTTGCATACGGTAATGCAGGTAATTTAAGTTTCATGCTCATCATTGGTATTGCTTTACATGGTGTTTGTTATGATTTCTTTTTTGTATCCGGACAGATTTACACTAACTCTAAAGCTGGTGAGAAATTTAAAAGTGCAGCACAAGGATTAATTACCTTGGCAACTTATGGCGTTGGGATGTTGATAGGATTTAAAGTGGCAGGCTTAATAACTGATATGTATAAATCAGGCGATATAACAGATTGGAAAATGGTTTGGATAATTCCTGCAGGAATTGCAGCAGTTGTATTTTTACTTTTTGCCGTTTTATTTAACGATAAAACTAAATCACAAATAGATCCCCAAACTGTTTAA
- a CDS encoding hydroxypyruvate isomerase family protein — protein sequence MSQNLDRRTALKNIIAGTAAIGVSSGFSALAMEKTDTEMKSVKLKGNINHSVCRWCFSTFDVEALCIEAKKLGLKGIDLVGPKDWPTLKKHGLESTMCNGAEINLVDGFNDPKFHDTLIKNYSEMIPLVAAAGYKNLICFSGSKRGKDDETGWKNCVEGLKKLMPLAEKHNVVLVMELLNSKVNHKDYQCDNTPWGVELCKRLGSENFKLLYDIYHMQIDEGNVISTIKSSHQYIAHYHTAGVPGRNEIDETQELYYPAIMKAIVDTGFKGFVAQEFIPKQADKFASLKKAIAICDI from the coding sequence ATGTCGCAAAACCTAGATAGAAGAACTGCTTTAAAAAACATCATTGCAGGAACCGCAGCTATTGGAGTTTCATCTGGATTTTCGGCTCTAGCGATGGAAAAGACAGATACAGAAATGAAATCAGTAAAATTAAAAGGAAATATTAACCACTCTGTATGCCGTTGGTGTTTTAGTACGTTCGATGTAGAAGCACTTTGCATTGAGGCTAAAAAACTTGGCTTAAAGGGTATTGATTTGGTTGGCCCAAAAGACTGGCCAACCTTGAAGAAGCATGGATTAGAATCTACCATGTGTAATGGCGCAGAAATTAATTTGGTTGATGGCTTTAATGATCCCAAATTTCATGATACTTTAATTAAAAATTATTCTGAAATGATTCCATTAGTTGCTGCCGCAGGTTATAAAAACTTGATTTGTTTTAGCGGTAGTAAAAGAGGAAAAGATGATGAAACCGGATGGAAAAATTGTGTTGAAGGTTTAAAGAAATTAATGCCTCTAGCAGAAAAACACAACGTGGTTTTGGTGATGGAATTGTTAAATAGTAAAGTTAACCATAAAGATTATCAGTGCGACAATACGCCTTGGGGTGTGGAGCTTTGCAAGCGCTTAGGATCCGAAAATTTTAAATTACTTTATGATATTTACCACATGCAAATTGATGAAGGAAACGTAATTAGTACGATTAAAAGCAGTCACCAGTATATTGCACATTACCACACAGCCGGCGTTCCAGGAAGAAATGAAATTGATGAAACGCAAGAATTATACTATCCCGCAATAATGAAGGCCATTGTAGATACCGGCTTCAAAGGCTTCGTAGCTCAGGAGTTTATTCCCAAACAGGCCGATAAATTTGCGTCGTTAAAAAAGGCAATTGCGATTTGTGATATCTAA